AGGCGTTTGGTGCATTCGGCATGCCATTGTTGTTGGCACTACTCAATATTTTTGTACAGCTGGCGGTAAAAACCGACCCAAAGAGAGACACCTCCAGCAAGCTCTATCACATAGCACGATGGACCATCGCTATCTTGACGCTGTTCATAGTACCCTTCTCTCTCCTTATCGCACTTGGGCAACCTTTCCGGGTAGAAAAGGTTGTGCCTTTGGCTGTAAGTGTATTGCTTCTAGTGGTAGGGAACTATCTGCCCAAAATCAAACAGAACTACACCATCGGCATCAAGCTGCCATGGACCTTGGCCGACGAGGAGAACTGGAAGAAGACCCATCGCCTTGCTGGCTGGATCTGGACATTCTTCAGCCTGCTCTTCATCCTGGTCATCCTCCTCGATTTCTATGTAGTCTGGATTTTCTTTGGCGGGATCGTAATGATGGTGGGATTTCCTTTGGTATACTCTTTTCTCTTGGCCCAGAGACAACAGACTAACGGTACAGACTAATGTTCTCCTTATGCTCTTCGTAGGTCTCAGCATAGTGGATTGCCTTGTCATATCCATGTAAATAGTAGAAAAAGGACGTATTTTCCGGGAAAAATGCTGAATGAATTGCATCTATCCCAGGGCTACAGATTCCCGATGGTGGCAGCCCTTCTTTTCTCCGCGTGTTGTAGGGGCTCTTGGTCTCCAAGGCTTCAATTGGAATTGGGTTCTCCCAATCTCCCATTTCGTAGCGGGTGGTTGCATCAATTCCCAACGGCTCACCATTCGCCAAGCGGTTATGGATAACCGAGGAAATTCCTTTCATCTGTGTGGCATCCTGTGTCTCGGCTTGGATCATGGAGGCTACAATCAAGAGCTCCTCAACGCTATAGCGCTCCAGAAGTGGAGAGTCCAACAGCCCTTGCAGTTCACGCAACATCTTCTGATACATTGCCAGAGCCAACTCCTCTCCAGCACGATTACGATGCACCGTATAGGTTCCGCTTAGCAACCACCCCTCAGTGAAGCTGAGCTGGTAGGCAACAGCCAAATCATTGACTGCTTCAATGAAAAGGCCTGACTCCCCTTCCAGCCTATTTGCCAGATAGTCATCAATTTCAGAGATAGTAAAACCAGGGGGAATGGTAACCTCCATGGTTTTCTCAGTGTTCGCGAACATGGAAGCAACCTCACTGAACGCTAGATTGCGGCCCATGATATACGTACCGGTCTGAATCACTGTAGCAAGGTCTTGTTCCACAAGATAGGCAAGAAATGCTTGTGCATCCTCAACCACCCCCAACTGTTCGAGCAAGAGGCTGACGGTACGTGCGGTCATCCCACGCTCAATGGTCAGTGCAACCACATCGCGCTCCTCTACCACAGATACCGAAGGGGCGAGGATGGCAGGCTTCTCGAAGTAGGCATAGAGGAGGATAAGAGCGGTACATGCCAGCAATGCGATGAGCAGAGGAAGCAGAAGGCGCCTAGAGAGAGGAGGACGGTAGGAGGTACGCTTACCAATCTTTGGAGGTACCACCTGCTGTTTCTTGGGCTTGGATGTCTTGGTTGCAGGATGCTTGCGGGTCCTTGTCTGCACTACATGAGGATTCGGTTGATCAGCAGTACGGGGCGTTGGCCGCTTTTTTGCAGGAGACGCTTTGGTCTCTGTCTTTGGAGCCGGTTGCTTGTCTGAAGGAATCTTGACCGTCATAGTGCGTGTGGTGACTGTCGGTCTCTTTCTCGTCGTACTTGGTTTCTTTGCAGGAGTAGGAGAATCTGAGAGGACTACCTTATAGGAGGATGTACTCTTTTTTGGCTTCGCCTTCTCTCCCTTCCCCTCTAGGTCCAGGGTCAACTGTTTTGGAGGTTTGGGTTTCTCAGCCATCGCTCTCAGGTTCCTTCATGGGCAACAACTCGTTGATCTTGTTCTGTTTGAGCTGGATGGATGCATGCACCTGGGCAATCTGACGGTTATATGTCTCGATTTGCGACTGCAAGTGGTCAACCTTCTGTTTCTCCAGCTCAATCTGTGCTTCAAGTTCCTGTACCTTGATCAAGTTTTGCAGATTCTTGATTTCCTCTTCCAAAGTTCTTATCCGGGACCGATGAAGGGTAATCTGATCCATCAATGAGATGGCTTTCTGCCCGACCATCCCTGCATGCACTGAATCTGGCAGGGATTCATAGAGTGTTTTCCCATAGGTATACGCTGCTCTTTGATACGTTTTCTCTTCCTTTTTCATAACTTGGGAGCGTTCTTCCAACCGGGATTTGGGACTTGGAACCTCTTCACTACGGAGTCGTGCAATTGCACTCTGATGCAACTCCATCTCCTGCTGGAGTGCAGATTCCTTTTTTCTCAGGTGTTCAAGCTGTTCGCTAACTTCAGGATGGCGGCTGAGCGGAAGATCGGCCTCACACCCAATAGCTACAAGCGCTTCCCCTGCCTTGGACAGCAAGCCTACCATCTGCTTTCTTGCGGCGTTGAGACGAAGATGCAGGATCTGTCTTCCCAGCTTCCCGTTGTAGGACTCGAGGCGCTCCTCAAGCTTCCGGGTCTTTCTCTGGTGTTCCTCAAACAGGGGTTGGCAAACCTCCTCAATATACTCAGGGAGGGACTCTGAACCATAAGCCTCATAGGCAATGGCACCGATTTGGGCATGAATCTTGCGCTTTGGTTGTGCTAAGGCTTTGATGTCGGAAGCAATCTCCTTCACTTTTCTCGAACGATCTTGCATTTGTTGAATATATATCCGTACCTGCTCGAATGATTGTTTTGCTTCTTCCCATTTCTGGAGGGTGTCCCTATATTGCTCATATTCACTGCGGGCATACCCAAGACTGACGTTTTCCTCTATAAGAGAAACGCTTTTTGCCAAATCCATGTATAAAGCGAGCACATCCTCATGGTGTTGTTCAATCGCTTTCTGTTTTTCCTGGATATCTGCCTGCAATGAGCCCATAGTTGATAGTATCATAGAGGGGGGCCACTAGGCAAAGAGAGAAGAACCAGCATTCATCCTTTTCATCGTTCCTTGACAAAGGGAGAAGAGGTTCGGTATTCTGATTGCAAACTGCCTTGGGATGGGAATGGTTTATTCATGCTACCATATTCTTTTCCTCGACAGATTTGGAGAGCGTTTGCGTACATGTGCCAGCATGTACCCTCTTCTTTGAGTGTGACCACAACGGTATCCACTTACTTCTGTCTCATAAGAGCAGAAGCTATGCCCACCACGTTTCCCACACCCCCTTTGAGGCGGGGGGACGGGGGGAGCATGTTCCCAAAAAAATTTAAACTTTCAGCCCTTCCGCTGGCACGGACCAAGAGGCTCTACGAACCAAGGAGAATTGCTCATGGCTATTGACAACAAGAGCACCCCGACCGACGACCTGGTAATTGACACCATCCAGCTGCTTGCTGGTAAAACCAAGGCCGACCCAAACCCTGATGAATTGGAACAACTCAAGCGTCTGATCAAAAAGAATGTCCCATTCACACTTCGTGGCTATTTTATGGCCTATTTGCTCAGGGAAGTCCTGCAGGCAAATACCCCGAAAAAGGCTGGTTCAAGACCAGCACCGAAGGCAAAGCGAGAAGCTCCTGCGAAGAAAGAGGAGCCCAAGGATGAGAAGGAGAGCCAACAACCCCGCAAGAAAGCTCCTAGGACCCTTCCAGAGGGAGCAAGAACACTGTACTTGAACATTGGCAAGATGAAGAGACTGTACACCAAGGAACTGAGCCAGATCCTCCAGACAGAGCTTGGTATAGAAAGAGATGACATTTACAGCATCCGTATCCATGACAAGTACTCTTTCATCAGCATGAGTGAAGAGAACTGTGAGAAAGCTATTGAGAAGCTCAATGGAATGGATATCAGAGGCAGAACGGCTTCCATCAGCTATTCCAACAAGGAGTAGGATATGATTGTGGAACGACTTGTGGTGGGGCCCTACCAGACGAACTGTTACATCATGGGTAATGAAGAGACCTCCAGTGCCTGGATCATCGATCCAGGGGCTGATGGTCAGCTTATCATTGACCGCATCACCCAACGAAACCTCACCCCAGTCGCCATTCTATTGACCCACACTCATTGGGACCATATTACTGCCATAGGCACCCTTATAGAGAGATGGCCTGACCTTGAGCTGCTCGTAGCTGAGGAGGAAGCCCCTGCTCTATCATATGAGCATATTAAACAAGTTTGTTTTGATAAGAGTTTCCTTCAAATGTATGACAAGGAGCTGCAAAAGCTTCCCAGGCAAACAGGATTTCTCTCTGATGGCCAGTATTTGCAAGACAGCCACCTGCTGGTGATACATACCCCGGGTCATACCAAGGGAGGTGTATGCTTGTATCATGAGGAAGGACAGTTTATGTTTACCGGTGATACGCTGTTTGCCGGCAGTATAGGCCGGACTGATCTGGAAGGTGGTTCCTACACCGAGATCATAGCAAGCTGCAAACGATTGCTCGATCTCCCTGGGGAAGTGCAAATACTTCCCGGGCATGGACCTACCAGTACTATCAAGAACGAATACAACAATCCATTTCTTTAAAAAAAAACCAGATGGTCCCCTACGAGGAGTTCCATCTGGTTTTTTTGCCCAGCCAGGAGACTATCTTCTCCCTGGGACCTCTTCTGCGTTTTTGCAATCGATGCAAAGTACTGCATAGGGAATAGCTCTGAGCCTTTCCTCTGGAATTTTCTTTCCACATCTCAGACAGGATCCATATTTTCCATTATGGATACGGGCGATGGCATTCTCGATGGAACGGAGGCGGTTTGCCTCATGCTTGTTGATCGCTTCCATCTTCTTGAACGCAATATCATCAGCCGCAACATCGATGCTGTCCTTGATCCCCATTGAATTCACCATTTCCCGGAAATCACTGTTATCCTCAGTGAGTTTCTCCAATAGTTCATTTCTCATGGAAACGAGAAGCTCTTCCATCTCATGCACAAATGCCTCGGACATTATACGCCTCCTACAAGGGACAGTATCTGTACCCCTTGGATTTTTATCCATATAAGATGGGGATAAGATGCGTTGTTGTCAAGCTCCTTACCTCATTTTTAGCATATTCAGAGTGTTTTTGTCTAAAAAGGGTACCAAAACATAACCTTTCCGATAAAACGTGAATAAAGGCTGGCTGCAAGCAGTGCCATAATGAGAGCCAATACGATGAAATCCACCGATTTTAGTTTTCGTTGCATGTACCAGGTACGGCTCCTGGAACGAGCAAATCCTCTAAGAACCATGGCATTGGTGATAATATCGATCCGGTCAAGACTGCTGAAAACCAAGGGAGTAATCACACGCCCGAGTGAAGATATTCGTTTCTTAAGTGGTGTCTGGGAAGAGAAGTCAACGCCCCTTGCCATCTGCGCATGCAGAATATGCATATAGCTCTTTGTCACCTCAGGGAGATACCTCAGTGCAAGTGCAACTGCGTAGCTGATACGATAAGAGATCCCCAAGCGATTCAATGAAGAAGCAAACTGTGAGGGATGGGTGATGCTGACAAAGAGTAAAGCCATCGGAAAGATGGAGAAATATTTCAGACAGACCACCACCAGGTAGAACAAGGTTTCCGCACTCAGGGAATACCTGGCATGCTCAGGGCCAAGGATGATGGTTCTGCTGCCGAGATACCGGGTGCCTTGATCAGGGGAAAAGAGATAGATAAACAGTGCATTGAGGGCAATGACCGTCAACATACCTATGATGTAGGGAGAGAACTTGCGAAGGGGGATCTTTGTCAGGAAGAGCAAGGAGAAAGAGATAATCGTGCTTACCATTAGGAAACGTATATCGAACGTGGTAAGGCAGAACACAATCCACGTCAGGAAAAGGATAAACTTTGTAACACCATTGAGACGGTGCAAAGGTGAATCTGTCTCTTCGTAGGTAAGCGCAAACCCAAACTTTCTCCCCTCCTTCTTGGCTCGTTCCATCCTCTTTCGTTTCGGCTTCATTGCAGAGAGAGGTTTCTCCAAGGCAGGAATTTGGGAAACCTTGGTCGCTCGTGAGCGGGTCTCTTGTTCTGTACGGACAAACGTATCGATGAATGAAGAGATATCGTCAACACCACACCGTTTTGCAAGTAAGGAAAGACTGGTCTCCTTCAGGTTTGCCTTGTGGAGTACAACTTCATCGGCAAAGACTTCACTGGTTGGCTTGTCACAGAGCAGATGGCCATCATGCAACACCAAGGAACGATGGGTATATTCGAGAGCGAGGTGCATATCATGGGTGATGAAGAGAATGGTCAGACCGGTATTCCTATTCAGTTCTGAGAGAAACTCCATCAATGCAGTATACCTCTGGTAGTCCTGCCCACTGGTTGGCTCGTCAAGGATGAGCAACTTTGGATTGGTCACAAGGATGGAGGCAATGGTCACCCGCTTCTTCTGTCCGTAGCTGAGTGCTGAGATGGGCCAGTGATGGTAAGGACGGAGTGCACAGAGCCCAAGCACGTCCATAACACGGTCCTTGATTTGCTCCTCCCCATAGCCTTGTTGCCTGAGTGCAAAGGCAACCTCATCATAGACGAGGTCACAGCTGATCATATGGTTCGGGTTCTGCATAACAAACCCGATTTTTGTGGAACGTTGGCTGGCTGAGTAGTCATCCAGCAAGGTTCCTTCATACCGGATATGACCGGCATCCTGATGGATTACTCCCATTAGGATCTGTGCGAGGGTGGACTTCCCTGCCCCATTGTTCCCTAGGATGCTGACCATCTCCCCTTCATGAATGGTCGCACTAATATCCGCCAACACTGTCTTCAGGCCATCATAGGAATAACTGATGTGTTCCAGTTCCAGCTGGACAGGCTTCTCCTGTGTATTGATGGACCGCTGTTCCTTTTTATGCCATGCCTTGACCCTATCCATGCATCCCCTAAGATGTATGGTATCCAGGCTGCTGACATCACCAAGCGTGGAGAGGTCACATCCTGCCATCCGTAGAGCCGCCAGATACAAGGGATCTCGCAAACCCAGCCCACTCAACAAGGCTGTTCCCAGCAGTGCCTGTGGGGTGGTATCGGCAACCAAAGAACCTTCCTGCATCACCAGGATTCGGTCAACGGGATGGGAGAGCACATCCTCGAGCCGATGTTCTATGATCAAGACAGTCTTTCCAGTCTCCCTGGAAAGCTGATCAATAAGACCCATTGCCTTCAGGCCGGTAGCTGGGTCGAGGTTGGCAAGTGGCTCATCAAAGAGCAGAACCTCCACATCATCCACCAATACACCGGCAAGAGAAACCCGTTGTTTCTGCCCTCCAGAAATTTCCTGTGGACTCTGCCTCAAGAAATCCTGCATCCCAACCACCCCAGCCATTTGGGACACCAGGTTTTCCATGTTATGGCGTTCCATGCACTGATTTTCCAAGGAAAATGCGATATCCTCAGCGACAGTCAATCCAACAAATTGGGCATCAGTATCCTGAAGCACCGTGCCCACCTTCTTGTTCACTGCATAGATGTCTCCATCCTCAAGATTCATCGAACAGATGGATGCAGTTCCCTCAATGACACCACTGAAGGCGTGGGGAATGAGCGCATTGATGCAGTACCCCAGGGTACTTTTACCACTGCCAGAAGGCCCCACGATCAAGACTTTCTCTCCCTCACTAATGGTGAGGTTGATATGCTTAAGCGTGGGTTCCGTCTGACCTTGGTATGTAAAACTGAAATCCTTGAAAACAATCTGAGGTGCTTGCATGTACCAGACTGCAGAACAAACTGCAGATATTCTCCTTTAGGCTTCTTCGTCCCTGGTAAGGCCTTCTCTGCTCTTGTTGCGTTTCACAACCAACAGCAGTAAGAGAGTACCAAGTATGGCGATGACAACCGTATTGGAGAAGGCAATGATCAACTGCTGGGTGATAACCTTGTCCATCGGCTCAGCGAAGAAGAGGAAATCAAGCAATGCGCTGATCATGTATCCGATGAAATTTCCCAGGAAAGCGAGCAGGATGAACAAACCGATTGAGGAACGGGGAAGTTCTCCTTTTTCAACACACTTCTTGCTCATAGCAGGAAACAATCCGATCGCAATTCCCACAATACCACTACCAAGCATCCACGTTGGCCACACACCCCATCCTGCAAACAGGTCGGTCAGCCAGTGTCCCAGGAATCCTACCAAGAAACCAACGATTGGTCCAAAGACAGCTGCAAACAAGGCAAGAATAGCCATGGCAGGCTTGATGGTGGTGTTGGCGAAGACGGGGATACTGACCAATCCTCCCACTCCATAGAGAGCTGCACCGATGGCAATGATCACAACAATGCGTACCGGTTGCATTCCTTTGTTCTGTTCCATATTTGTTACCTCCTTACGGGCAATTACCAATCATTCTATCACCGAAAAACTGATTTTCCACCCCTCACCTGTCCCAATTCCGTAGGTTGTTGCAAAATTCCCCTGATTCAGGGCAACTGCAAGATTGAGAAGGCTGTTGATGTAGATAAGAGGCTCACCCTTCCCCACTTCGGTGAAGGACTTACATATGGGAAGCTTGTATCCATAAACGATACGGCCATTGTAGGAGATGGTTGTCTGCAGCAAATCCCCGTTACCCAGAGAAAGCTCATCCAAAAAGTCAGCACTGATATTGGTCCAGAGCGAACCATAGCGGGCATCGAGGATATCCACCGAACCGACCAATGAGGACCCTTCAATTCTGGAACGTTCCATTTTCAGTTTGACGGTTTTTGGAACCAATGGACCAATTTCTTCGTAGTCCAGATCACCGGAGGCCAAACGTGCCCCGGTATATGCATATACATCTCTTCCATGGAATGTGTGGCTTTTCTGGCTGCCTGAGAGACGATGGGTATCAACATTGATCATCCTCACCTCCAGAATCCCGATGCTGTCTGCTACATGGGTCAGCGTTCCGTTGTCAGGGGTGACAATCAGATGGCCACTCTCACTCAAGGCGACAACGCTTTTCCGGTCCGATCCTACCCCAGGATCGACCACACAGACAAAGACTGTTCCCCTGGCCCAATAGGGAAGTGCCTGTACCAGTCGGTAGGAGGCCTCCCAGATATTGAATTGAGGAATTTCATGGGTAAGGTCCTCCAATCTTAGGAGATTGGACACCCCATTGGCCACCCCATGCATGGCACTTACTGCTCCATCTGACATGCCGAAATCACTGAGAAATACGACTGTCTTCCGCTCCTTCCAAGCCTGCAAGGCTACCAAGCTATCGCGCAGTTTCCTTTTCATGCTGTCTCTCCTGCTTCTCTCGCATTTGGCGGTCAAAAATCATTGCATACCTGATCAACAGTACAGAGAGTACCATCAAGACCAATGCTAGCATGACCACAAGGATAACAGAAGGCTTGTAGGCGATTGCAAGCAAAGAAAAGCCTACGAACAGGGAGAGAATGAGAACGATAATGGAAGGAGTCAGCCTACCCTGTTTCATCAGTCCAAGAACTCCTTGATGATCTCCAGGAACTTATCATAGGTCTCGGCTATCTGCAGATGGGGATACTGCTCCAGTATGTTCTTGGGGGCACGGAACAAGCAACCACCATCCGCTTCCTGGATCATGGTAAGGTCGTTGTAGGAATCTCCAGCCGCAAAGGTGCGGTAATTGAGGGCCTTCAACGCTTGGATGGCTTTCTTCTTGCCGTCATGTAGGCGCATCCTGTGCCGGATGATGCGGTTATCCTCATCAACTTCCAGGCTATTACACCAGATGGTAGGCCAATTGAGCTGACGCATAAGGGGATTGGCAAACTCGCTGAAGGTATCGCTGAGAATGACAACCTGGGTCATCGATCGCAGTGAATCGAGAAAAGAGAGTGCACCTTCCATGGGACCCATCTGGGCGATGACATCCTGGATATCCTTCAGCTTCAGGTTATGTTCCTCAAGGATCCTAATCCGTCCAGCCATCAACTTGTCATAATCCGGCTCATCGCGGGTGGTAATCTTCAGCTCCTCGATACCTGTTCGCTCTGCTACGTTGATCCAAATCTCCGGTACCAAGACCCCTTCCATATCAAGACACACAATATCCATCCGCTACCTCCCAGAATGTACCACCTAGTATTACCGAGGGAGGGCCACCGATGCAAGAGGGAGAAGGAATCCAAGCATGGCAGCAGTCTCAGTGAGCACCTCCACAGCACCCAGCACATCGCCGGTTACCCCTCCAAGTCGCTTTTTGCTGACCAGCATCAGGAAGAAACAAACGAGGAGTGTAGCAAGGAACGAAGATACAGCATTCAGCGCATACTCACTCGAAAAAATAAACAACAGAACAAGAACGATAAGTATCTGCAGGAGAGGGAGGACCAGATGGGAAGGTTTTGCTGCACGTACCAGGCGGGAGGCTGTCCCCTCACCTTCCCTTGCATAGTTCATCAAGGAGGCTGCTATGACCTGGTTCAGTCTTCCTAGAACCGGTACCAGCAACAATGCCAAAGGAATATCGGCAAGTTGCTGCAAGGCAGCGTATTGTATCAAGAGCACACAGAACAGGGTAATTAGGGCGAAGGCTCCGCTGTGGCTGTCCTTCATGATGGCCAAGCTACGTTCCTTGTCCCATCCTCCTCCAAGCCCATCTGCAAAGTCACAGAGTCCATCGAGGTGGAAGCCCCGTGAAAGGTAGGCAGAGAGTGCTATAATGAGCGCTGAGCGAATCTGGGGTGAAAAAGGAAGCAGGGAGGTTGCTACAAAAAAAAGACCAAAGAGAGCACCTATAAAAGGAAACCAGAACAGAATACGTTGTTCCTTCTCCAAGGCCCGGTAAGGAAGCGGAAAACGAGTAAGGGTACGCAGGGCTCCTCCAAGACCGAGTGTAATCACAGGATCTTTCCCTTAAGGGCAAGGGGCAGGCCTGCAACCATCAAAATTACATTTGTGGAAATCTCTGCAAGGTCCTGGTTCATCCATCCAC
The sequence above is drawn from the uncultured Sphaerochaeta sp. genome and encodes:
- a CDS encoding MBL fold metallo-hydrolase, producing the protein MIVERLVVGPYQTNCYIMGNEETSSAWIIDPGADGQLIIDRITQRNLTPVAILLTHTHWDHITAIGTLIERWPDLELLVAEEEAPALSYEHIKQVCFDKSFLQMYDKELQKLPRQTGFLSDGQYLQDSHLLVIHTPGHTKGGVCLYHEEGQFMFTGDTLFAGSIGRTDLEGGSYTEIIASCKRLLDLPGEVQILPGHGPTSTIKNEYNNPFL
- a CDS encoding ECF-type riboflavin transporter substrate-binding protein; the protein is MEQNKGMQPVRIVVIIAIGAALYGVGGLVSIPVFANTTIKPAMAILALFAAVFGPIVGFLVGFLGHWLTDLFAGWGVWPTWMLGSGIVGIAIGLFPAMSKKCVEKGELPRSSIGLFILLAFLGNFIGYMISALLDFLFFAEPMDKVITQQLIIAFSNTVVIAILGTLLLLLVVKRNKSREGLTRDEEA
- the cobS gene encoding adenosylcobinamide-GDP ribazoletransferase codes for the protein MITLGLGGALRTLTRFPLPYRALEKEQRILFWFPFIGALFGLFFVATSLLPFSPQIRSALIIALSAYLSRGFHLDGLCDFADGLGGGWDKERSLAIMKDSHSGAFALITLFCVLLIQYAALQQLADIPLALLLVPVLGRLNQVIAASLMNYAREGEGTASRLVRAAKPSHLVLPLLQILIVLVLLFIFSSEYALNAVSSFLATLLVCFFLMLVSKKRLGGVTGDVLGAVEVLTETAAMLGFLLPLASVALPR
- the thrH gene encoding bifunctional phosphoserine phosphatase/homoserine phosphotransferase ThrH, which translates into the protein MDIVCLDMEGVLVPEIWINVAERTGIEELKITTRDEPDYDKLMAGRIRILEEHNLKLKDIQDVIAQMGPMEGALSFLDSLRSMTQVVILSDTFSEFANPLMRQLNWPTIWCNSLEVDEDNRIIRHRMRLHDGKKKAIQALKALNYRTFAAGDSYNDLTMIQEADGGCLFRAPKNILEQYPHLQIAETYDKFLEIIKEFLD
- a CDS encoding DUF3744 domain-containing protein, which translates into the protein MQAPQIVFKDFSFTYQGQTEPTLKHINLTISEGEKVLIVGPSGSGKSTLGYCINALIPHAFSGVIEGTASICSMNLEDGDIYAVNKKVGTVLQDTDAQFVGLTVAEDIAFSLENQCMERHNMENLVSQMAGVVGMQDFLRQSPQEISGGQKQRVSLAGVLVDDVEVLLFDEPLANLDPATGLKAMGLIDQLSRETGKTVLIIEHRLEDVLSHPVDRILVMQEGSLVADTTPQALLGTALLSGLGLRDPLYLAALRMAGCDLSTLGDVSSLDTIHLRGCMDRVKAWHKKEQRSINTQEKPVQLELEHISYSYDGLKTVLADISATIHEGEMVSILGNNGAGKSTLAQILMGVIHQDAGHIRYEGTLLDDYSASQRSTKIGFVMQNPNHMISCDLVYDEVAFALRQQGYGEEQIKDRVMDVLGLCALRPYHHWPISALSYGQKKRVTIASILVTNPKLLILDEPTSGQDYQRYTALMEFLSELNRNTGLTILFITHDMHLALEYTHRSLVLHDGHLLCDKPTSEVFADEVVLHKANLKETSLSLLAKRCGVDDISSFIDTFVRTEQETRSRATKVSQIPALEKPLSAMKPKRKRMERAKKEGRKFGFALTYEETDSPLHRLNGVTKFILFLTWIVFCLTTFDIRFLMVSTIISFSLLFLTKIPLRKFSPYIIGMLTVIALNALFIYLFSPDQGTRYLGSRTIILGPEHARYSLSAETLFYLVVVCLKYFSIFPMALLFVSITHPSQFASSLNRLGISYRISYAVALALRYLPEVTKSYMHILHAQMARGVDFSSQTPLKKRISSLGRVITPLVFSSLDRIDIITNAMVLRGFARSRSRTWYMQRKLKSVDFIVLALIMALLAASLYSRFIGKVMFWYPF
- a CDS encoding SdpI family protein; amino-acid sequence: MKNRNHLIDKTLIVTTILCLVPMLFSIAVYQRLPDEVPIHFNAEGQPDNYASKAFGAFGMPLLLALLNIFVQLAVKTDPKRDTSSKLYHIARWTIAILTLFIVPFSLLIALGQPFRVEKVVPLAVSVLLLVVGNYLPKIKQNYTIGIKLPWTLADEENWKKTHRLAGWIWTFFSLLFILVILLDFYVVWIFFGGIVMMVGFPLVYSFLLAQRQQTNGTD
- the mltG gene encoding endolytic transglycosylase MltG, producing MAEKPKPPKQLTLDLEGKGEKAKPKKSTSSYKVVLSDSPTPAKKPSTTRKRPTVTTRTMTVKIPSDKQPAPKTETKASPAKKRPTPRTADQPNPHVVQTRTRKHPATKTSKPKKQQVVPPKIGKRTSYRPPLSRRLLLPLLIALLACTALILLYAYFEKPAILAPSVSVVEERDVVALTIERGMTARTVSLLLEQLGVVEDAQAFLAYLVEQDLATVIQTGTYIMGRNLAFSEVASMFANTEKTMEVTIPPGFTISEIDDYLANRLEGESGLFIEAVNDLAVAYQLSFTEGWLLSGTYTVHRNRAGEELALAMYQKMLRELQGLLDSPLLERYSVEELLIVASMIQAETQDATQMKGISSVIHNRLANGEPLGIDATTRYEMGDWENPIPIEALETKSPYNTRRKEGLPPSGICSPGIDAIHSAFFPENTSFFYYLHGYDKAIHYAETYEEHKENISLYR
- a CDS encoding DbpA RNA binding domain-containing protein; amino-acid sequence: MAIDNKSTPTDDLVIDTIQLLAGKTKADPNPDELEQLKRLIKKNVPFTLRGYFMAYLLREVLQANTPKKAGSRPAPKAKREAPAKKEEPKDEKESQQPRKKAPRTLPEGARTLYLNIGKMKRLYTKELSQILQTELGIERDDIYSIRIHDKYSFISMSEENCEKAIEKLNGMDIRGRTASISYSNKE
- a CDS encoding TraR/DksA family transcriptional regulator, which gives rise to MSEAFVHEMEELLVSMRNELLEKLTEDNSDFREMVNSMGIKDSIDVAADDIAFKKMEAINKHEANRLRSIENAIARIHNGKYGSCLRCGKKIPEERLRAIPYAVLCIDCKNAEEVPGRR
- a CDS encoding S-adenosyl-l-methionine hydroxide adenosyltransferase family protein, with product MKRKLRDSLVALQAWKERKTVVFLSDFGMSDGAVSAMHGVANGVSNLLRLEDLTHEIPQFNIWEASYRLVQALPYWARGTVFVCVVDPGVGSDRKSVVALSESGHLIVTPDNGTLTHVADSIGILEVRMINVDTHRLSGSQKSHTFHGRDVYAYTGARLASGDLDYEEIGPLVPKTVKLKMERSRIEGSSLVGSVDILDARYGSLWTNISADFLDELSLGNGDLLQTTISYNGRIVYGYKLPICKSFTEVGKGEPLIYINSLLNLAVALNQGNFATTYGIGTGEGWKISFSVIE